The following are encoded together in the Triticum dicoccoides isolate Atlit2015 ecotype Zavitan chromosome 6B, WEW_v2.0, whole genome shotgun sequence genome:
- the LOC119324372 gene encoding antimicrobial peptides-like, with product MGVKGGGVVWCLLLAGLLLLAVASAAERDTEEEIRWCKEDCEWKAGQDTGKARECKEQCERRRRHGHEPQDEDGGIPDRCKRECESHEDMDSKLRCTLECWRQQKREGDDSFDEGRNADGRCERMCQHYHDRWEKKQCMKGCRYGESGLLGSDDDGHEHGDRCQTQCKRFRPGSYDRQQCVEKCQCQQKEDEDAMNHHGGGGHGHGDRCQAQCKRFPHGSYDRWQCTERCQSHQQDEEEVMNHHGGGGHGHGDRCQAQCKRFRPGSYDRWQCTERCQSHQQDDEEVMNHHGGGGHGHGDRCQAQCKRFPRGSYDRWQCTERCQSHQQDEEEVMNHHGGGGHGHGGSSCEQKCQQRYHHEYEKQQCVRDCKSGGGGGPGGRGREGDERRHDTAMVVEAILEEV from the coding sequence ATGGGTGTCAAGGGTGGTGGTGTAGTGTGGTGTCTCCTGCTCGCCGGGCTCCTTCTCCTGGCCGTGGCCTCCGCGGCGGAGCGGGACACGGAGGAGGAGATCCGGTGGTGCAAGGAGGACTGCGAATGGAAGGCGGGGCAGGACACCGGGAAGGCCAGGGAGTGCAAGGAGCAgtgcgagcgccgccgccgccacggccacgAGCCGCAGGACGAAGACGGCGGCATCCCTGACCGCTGCAAGAGGGAGTGCGAGAGCCATGAGGACATGGATAGCAAGCTGCGGTGCACGCTGGAATGCTGGCGACAGCAAAAGCGGGAGGGCGACGACAGCTTCGACGAGGGCCGCAACGCCGACGGCAGGTGCGAGAGGATGTGCCAGCACTACCACGACCGGTGGGAGAAAAAGCAGTGCATGAAAGGCTGCAGATATGGCGAGTCCGGCCTCCTCGGCTCCGACGACGACGGCCACGAACACGGAGACCGCTGCCAAACACAGTGCAAGCGCTTCCGGCCCGGGTCATACGACAGGCAGCAGTGCGTCGAAAAGTGCCAGTGCCAGCAGAAGGAGGACGAGGATGCGATGAACcaccacggcggcggcggccatggccacGGAGACCGCTGCCAAGCACAGTGCAAGCGCTTCCCGCACGGGTCATACGACAGATGGCAGTGCACTGAGAGGTGCCAAAGCCACCAGCAGGACGAGGAGGAGGTGATGAACcaccacggcggcggcggccatggccacGGAGACCGCTGCCAGGCACAGTGCAAGCGCTTCCGGCCGGGTTCATACGATAGGTGGCAGTGCACCGAGAGGTGCCAGAGCCATCAACAGGACGACGAGGAGGTGATGAACCACCACGGTGGCGGTGGCCATGGCCACGGAGACCGCTGCCAAGCACAGTGCAAGCGCTTCCCGCGCGGGTCGTACGACAGATGGCAGTGCACCGAGAGGTGCCAGAGCCATCAGCAGGACGAGGAGGAGGTGATGAACCACCACGGCGGCGGTGGCCACGGCCACGGCGGGAGCAGCTGCGAGCAGAAATGCCAGCAGCGATACCACCATGAGTACGAGAAGCAGCAGTGCGTGCGAGACTGCaaaagcggcggtggcggcggccccgGCGGGCGTGGCCGCGAGGGCGACGAGCGCCGGCACGACACGGCGATGGTGGTCGAAGCCATCCTCGAGGAGGTGTGA